The following coding sequences lie in one Spinacia oleracea cultivar Varoflay chromosome 1, BTI_SOV_V1, whole genome shotgun sequence genomic window:
- the LOC110775438 gene encoding chalcone isomerase-like protein 2 isoform X2 → MGNDVIVDDIAFAPQVTLTKSLPLLGYGCTELEIHFLQIKFTAIGVYMEREVVQHLQKWKGKSGKELADDDDFFDALTAAPVETVIKAVVIKEIKASQLGTQLEGSVRDRLAAADKYEEEEEAALEKVAEFFPTKYLKKDSFFTFSFFASGTAQITITTDEKEETTTAVENKNVVEMIKKWYLGGSRSVTPSTIECLCNNLSAELSN, encoded by the exons A TGGGAAACGATGTAATAGTGGATGATATTGCTTTTGCTCCTCAAGTTACATTAACCAAATCGCTACCCCTCTTGGGTTATG GGTGCACAGAACTTGAAATCCACTTCCTGCAAATAAAGTTCACAGCAATTGGAGTGTACATGGAGAGGGAAGTGGTACAACACTTGCAGAAATGGAAGGGTAAATCAGGAAAAGAGCTCGCCGATGATGATGATTTCTTTGATGCTCTTACTGCTG CCCCTGTGGAAACAGTAATTAAAGCTGTGGTGATCAAAGAAATTAAGGCTTCACAATTAGGCACACAGCTGGAGGGTTCAGTAAGGGACCGATTGGCAGCTGCAGACAAGtatgaagaagaggaagaagctGCACTTGAGAAGGTTGCCGAGTTCTTCCCCACCAAATACCTTAAGAAAGACTCTTTCTTCACTTTCAGCTTCTTTGCTTCAGGCACAGCTCAG ATAACTATCACCACGGATGAGAAAGAAGAAACAACGACAGCCGTGGAGAACAAAAATGTGGTGGAGATGATAAAGAAATGGTATTTAGGTGGAAGCAGGTCAGTGACTCCTTCGACTATAGAGTGCTTGTGTAACAACCTCTCAGCCGAGTTATCCAACTGA
- the LOC110775438 gene encoding chalcone isomerase-like protein 2 isoform X1, which translates to MLVGNDVIVDDIAFAPQVTLTKSLPLLGYGCTELEIHFLQIKFTAIGVYMEREVVQHLQKWKGKSGKELADDDDFFDALTAAPVETVIKAVVIKEIKASQLGTQLEGSVRDRLAAADKYEEEEEAALEKVAEFFPTKYLKKDSFFTFSFFASGTAQITITTDEKEETTTAVENKNVVEMIKKWYLGGSRSVTPSTIECLCNNLSAELSN; encoded by the exons ATGTTAG TGGGAAACGATGTAATAGTGGATGATATTGCTTTTGCTCCTCAAGTTACATTAACCAAATCGCTACCCCTCTTGGGTTATG GGTGCACAGAACTTGAAATCCACTTCCTGCAAATAAAGTTCACAGCAATTGGAGTGTACATGGAGAGGGAAGTGGTACAACACTTGCAGAAATGGAAGGGTAAATCAGGAAAAGAGCTCGCCGATGATGATGATTTCTTTGATGCTCTTACTGCTG CCCCTGTGGAAACAGTAATTAAAGCTGTGGTGATCAAAGAAATTAAGGCTTCACAATTAGGCACACAGCTGGAGGGTTCAGTAAGGGACCGATTGGCAGCTGCAGACAAGtatgaagaagaggaagaagctGCACTTGAGAAGGTTGCCGAGTTCTTCCCCACCAAATACCTTAAGAAAGACTCTTTCTTCACTTTCAGCTTCTTTGCTTCAGGCACAGCTCAG ATAACTATCACCACGGATGAGAAAGAAGAAACAACGACAGCCGTGGAGAACAAAAATGTGGTGGAGATGATAAAGAAATGGTATTTAGGTGGAAGCAGGTCAGTGACTCCTTCGACTATAGAGTGCTTGTGTAACAACCTCTCAGCCGAGTTATCCAACTGA